In Gammaproteobacteria bacterium, the sequence CGGGCCGAGATCATCAACCGGAGCTTCCTTCTTGGCGCGGCGTACCGGCACTGATCGCGAACGACCGAGCAGATCAGCTGCCTCGTCGAGCACCCGGGGAAAGTCGGTGTGGACGTTGGCCCCGAGGTAGGCGGCGATCAAGGCAAAGATGTCACCGCCATCGCCCGTGGCACGATCCGTCCAGAGACCAGCCTTGTCGCCTTCGAGTACCACCTCAAGGCTGTCGCCCGGGCTGCCCAGGATGTCCCCGATCAGAAACTTGCCACGACGCTTCTTTCCTGCCGGAAACATCGTGGTCAGGACTGATTCCATCCGTGCGATCAGTTCAGTGCGAATCTCGTCCCGCTCGCTGTCATTGACGTTGCGCCGGCCCGTTTCTCCCGGTGGTGATGTGTCATTGAAATCAAGCATCGGCACCACCCTCGTGTGACGTCTGCTGCGCAGCGATCCAGGCTTCCAGCTCGTTGGGTTTGAAGCGAACCAGTTTGCCGACGCGGTAATGCGGAATGCGACGCTCCTGTCGCTCCTTGGCTTGAGAGAGCCAATACGACGGCAGATTGAACATCAGTGCAGCCTGGCGCACGTCGATCAGCTGCTCGCCCAGTACGTGATTCAAATTCGAGGTATTCATGCTTGTGTCCTCCAGCAGCGGTCTTGCCACGCGCACATCCGGCATTCAAAGTGGGTCGAGTCATGGAAGGCGCGCGGCAGGAGCTCTCCCGCCTCGGTCGCCGTGATGACCTTGACCGCCCGATCCGACATGCGTTGGGCCAGTGCTGCGTCAAAGGGCACGAGCTCGGTGTAGATCTCCATCGTGTCGGCGTTGAGTGCCGTGAAGATCGCCGGGTGCTCGTGCAGTTCGAGATAGGCTTGGTAGATCGCCACTTGCGCGGCGTAGACGGGCTTGGAGAGAGTCAGGCCCTTCTTGTCCAGATCGCTCCAGGACTTGTTGCCGAGACACTTACATTCCCAGAGCGCGGGATAGGCGAAGCCCTCGGGGCCGCCGACGATGACGCCGTCGATGTGGCCCTGCAGGCGGCCATCGGCCACCGAGAAACCGAACTGCTCGCCGTCGGCCTTGCGGGTGCGCAGGTCAAAGCCCGCGTCCCGGAGCCACGCAACCATGCAGTCCTCCATGACGTGACCGCGTTCGAAGATCCGCAGCATTCGGCCCGGGGTGTCACGCCCGTGGTCGATGGGTGCCTTGGCGTACTCGAACTGCAGCGCTCGCTCGCAGGCCACGCCGAGACGTGAGGCCCCGAGGTACTGGCGCTCGGACTGGCGGGCGCGAGCCTGTTGCAGGCCCGTGTCCACCAGGGTGGTGACCTGACCCGAGATGCTCGATGAGGAGTTGAAGTCGATCATGGCTTCTTCCCCTTCGGCTCTTCCCAGGGCAGGTCGTCCTCCAGATCCGCGAACGGGTTGGCCAGAGGGTCGGGCGCAGGCGTCATGCCGCGTACCGGTGGGTACTTGCTCGCCTCGTGGTGCGCGACCATTGCCTCGGTGT encodes:
- a CDS encoding helix-turn-helix domain-containing protein — protein: MNTSNLNHVLGEQLIDVRQAALMFNLPSYWLSQAKERQERRIPHYRVGKLVRFKPNELEAWIAAQQTSHEGGADA